In Pyricularia oryzae 70-15 chromosome 2, whole genome shotgun sequence, one genomic interval encodes:
- a CDS encoding 54S ribosomal protein L49, which yields MNNTLLRCLGGLRSSVPRLAAPATSTLAPAASRLRLQHANWFNTSAPVAEQPSLAKAQQSNSSDATISASSLPPKPQTATDPSAAPQTALSSIPDLLPLLAAQPKHYITVHIHGKPYLVTPGDSVRLPFKMPGVLPGDTLRLDRATTIGSRDFTLQGKPYVSTDLFRCRATVIGTDSEPIRLKVVKKQRTRRAKTIKSKHFYTTIRISELKIVLPEEPAPKPVSAPGYSDTGIVWS from the coding sequence atgaacaACACACTGCTGCGCTGCTTAGGGGGCCTGAGGTCGTCCGTCCCGAGGCTTGCAGCGCCGGCTACATCCACGCTGGCTCCTGCTGCCAGCAGGCTCCGGTTACAACACGCAAACTGGTTCAACACGTCGGCGCCCGTCGCTGAGCAGCCATCTCTGGCAAAGGCACAACAATCCAACTCCTCAGATGCAACCATCAGCGCGTCTTCATTACCTCCGAAACCACAAACGGCAACCGACCCATCGGCCGCTCCTCAGACAGCACTCTCCTCTATCCCAGACCTCCTCCCGCTCCTCGCCGCCCAGCCGAAGCACTACATAACGGTGCACATTCATGGGAAGCCGTACCTCGTGACCCCGGGCGACTCTGTACGCCTGCCCTTCAAGATGCCCGGGGTTCTCCCCGGCGACACGCTCCGCCTGGACCGAGCCACCACCATCGGTTCGCGCGACTTCACCCTGCAGGGTAAGCCCTATGTCAGCACCGACCTGTTTAGGTGCCGCGCCACCGTCATTGGCACCGACTCGGAGCCGATCCGCCTCAAGGTTGTCAAGAAGCAGAGAACTAGACGTGCCAAGACAATCAAGAGCAAGCACTTCTACACTACCATCCGTATCTCTGAGCTCAAGATTGTGCTCCCCGAAGAGCCTGCCCCGAAGCCCGTTTCTGCACCGGGTTACAGCGACACTGGCATTGTCTGGTCCTGA
- a CDS encoding TTK protein kinase produces MSIVSPTPMGGSQFTTLGRRTSTRQALRRPPSRQQLSHRPTSDSNPIGSSRATDSNLQGGAQKYVNDNDSSDEEIPVPMKLSALTKALLDDGGPSAAAANAAQPAAIPTRNMSYLDRGLEHKDSEREVSTLRESRRNVRAGSAQLTSSPNRGVEPSSAPRKRVVRLSSTNVSVNTTPGGSSLQSKVRRSSTHKRAPSKDRTDERNKVSGPEPVVSQDSTAAADSVAGINTPVSGARRVRIVSNSSATRGRTHGSTLRSSSSAGTSRLPSSAAHSDHEQPEEPRTEHRTRTSLNNSSGANTARKPDDAAPQSLMRMKRIGQLPGSFLSGPARRGRRRQSDEEENAPADEQYPDQYMHGLREHEPESIARHQPGSGAGSSFRLSSYRDQAAASGSPVSIKDPARAALRNKTSPGSSAKTDAETNKENVPPEEAHEPAPVFQPVLPSALDQENAVSAAVARSKEVISMHEKLASRDPAPLPQVQAPVIPKQRAPSPDRKVLSHMSRNTPLRPAPPPPPKMSVLDAVTSTAGAATTAQAIKKQRVLLKVNGRAYNRLDCIGRGGSAKVYRVTAENGKMFALKRVSLENADTTAVKGFLGEIELLRRLSGVDRVIQMYDSELNQEKKLLSVLMEMGELDLGDLLKSRHSQEDYKLDTVFVRFIWKEMLECLQSVHACDIVHSDLKPANFVMVKGRLKLIDFGIAGAIQTDETVNVHRENQIGTPNYMSPESLMDSAHYSATAANNGRPDRSLNRTRVMKLGKPSDVWSLGCILYQLVYGTPPFGHIPNQLARCQAIIAWDHKISFPEKGAGGVFVPPSLVRTMKRCLIRDQQYRPTCEELLTETDPFLYPQEVDMDRVLPMTEELLARVIHSVVNRCRDRMPTDGELMTAWPNAYWASVKKSVGSKEARS; encoded by the exons ATGTCCATCGTATCACCAACGCCTATGGGCGGAAGCCAGTTCACGACATTGGGCAGGCGGACGTCGACGAGGCAGGCTTTGAGGCGCCCGCCATCGCGACAGCAACTATCCCATCGGCCAACGTCCGACTCGAATCCGATTGGCAGTTCTCGAGCTACAGACAGCAACCTCCAGGGTGGCGCACAAAAATACGTCAACGACAACGACAGCTCCGACGAAGAGATTCCCGTGCCTATGAAGCTCAGCGCTCTCACCAAAGCACTCCTTGACGATGGCGGTccctctgctgctgctgccaatGCGGCCCAACCAGCAGCGATTCCTACGCGCAACATGAGCTATCTCGATCGGGGTTTGGAGCATAAGGACTCAGAGAGGGAGGTCAGCACCTTGCGTGAAAGTCGTCGCAATGTGCGGGCTGGCAGCGCGCAGCTCACCTCGTCACCAAACCGCGGTGTTGAGCCCAGCTCTGCTCCAAGGAAGAGGGTTGTCCGTCTAAGCTCCACCAACGTAAGCGTCAACACCACTCCTGGTGGGTCTAGCCTTCAAAGCAAGGTTCGGAGGTCATCCACTCATAAAAGAGCGCCGAGCAAGGACAGAACGGATGAGAGAAACAAGGTATCGGGCCCCGAGCCGGTCGTCAGTCAGGACTCTACTGCAGCCGCCGACTCTGTTGCTGGTATAAATACCCCTGTTTCCGGCGCCAGGAGAGTGCGCATTGTTTCTAACTCCTCGGCCACTCGAGGTAGGACGCATGGGTCTACTCTCAGGTCGTCCAGCTCGGCCGGCACATCTCGGCTTCCCAGCTCCGCTGCGCACAGTGACCATGAGCAACCAGAAGAGCCGAGGACGGAGCACAGGACAAGGACATCACTGAACAACAGCAGCGGCGCCAACACCGCAAGGAAACCTGACGATGCCGCTCCTCAGAGCTTGATGCGCATGAAGCGAATCGGCCAGCTTCCTGGGAGCTTTCTTAGTGGTCCCGCCCGCCGAGGTAGGAGACGGCAGAGCGATGAGGAGGAAAACGCACCAGCAGATGAACAATATCCGGATCAATATATGCATGGACTGCGGGAACATGAACCTGAAAGCATTGCGAGGCATCAGCCTGGATCAGGTGCCGGCTCCTCATTTCGCCTGTCCAGCTATAGAGACCAAGCTGCCGCATCCGGAAGCCCAGTCAGCATCAAGGATCCGGCACGAGCTGCGCTCCGTAACAAAACATCACCGGGTTCCTCTGCAAAGACAGACGCCGAGACTAATAAGGAGAACGTTCCGCCTGAAGAAGCACATGAACCCGCACCCGTCTTTCAGCCGGTGCTTCCGTCCGCACTTGACCAGGAGAACGCCGTCTCAGCCGCTGTTGCTAGGTCAAAAGAAGTCATTTCCATGCATGAGAAGTTGGCCAGCAGAGATCCTGCGCCACTCCCTCAAGTACAAGCACCTGTGATACCAAAGCAAAGGGCGCCATCACCAGACCGCAAAGTTCTCTCTCACATGAGCAGAAATACCCCATTGAGGCCAGCCCCCCCTCCTCCGCCCAAAATGAGCGTATTGGATGCTGTTACTTCCACCGCCGGGGCCGCTACCACCGCCCAAGCCATCAAGAAGCAGCGAGTGCTTCTCAAGGTCAACGGGCGGGCATATAATAGGCTGGACTGCATTGGTCGAGGCGGCAGTGCAAAGGTCTATAGGGTAACAGCTGAGAACGGCAAGATGTTTGCTCTCAAACGAGTGTCCCTTGAGAATGCCGACACCACGGCGGTCAAGGGATTTTTGGGCGAGATTGAACTGCTCAGACGCCTTTCCGGGGTTGACCGCGTCATCCAAATGTACGACTCTGAACTCAACCAGGAGAAGAAGTTGCTCAGTGTG CTTATGGAGATGGGTGAGCTTGACCTAGGCGATCTGCTCAAATCAAGGCATAGCCAAGAGGACTATAAACTCGACACTGTCTTTGTTCGCTTCATATGGAAGGAGATGCTGGAGTGTTTGCAGTCCGTACATGCCTGTGACATCGTTCATTCCGATCTCAAGCCAGCAAATTTTGTCATGGTTAAAGGGCGACTGAAGCTCATAGATTTTGGCATTGCTGGCGCCATCCAGACGGACGAGACGGTCAACGTCCACCGTGAAAATCAAATAGGGACGCCAAACTATATGTCCCCCGAATCGCTCATGGACTCTGCTCACTATTCAGCCACAGCGGCCAATAACGGACGTCCTGACCGATCACTCAACCGGACGAGGGTGATGAAGCTGGGCAAGCCCAGCGACGTCTGGAGCTTGGGATGCATTCTATATCAACTAGTATACGGAACGCCGCCCTTCGGGCATATCCCAAACCAGCTGGCTCGCTGTCAGGCCATCATTGCGTGGGATCACAAGATCAGCTTCCCCGAGAAgggcgccggcggcgtctTCGTCCCACCTTCGCTCGTCCGAACGATGAAGAGGTGTCTGATTCGCGACCAACAATACCGGCCGACCTGCGAGGAGCTCCTCACAGAGACTGACCCTTTCCTCTATCCGCAAGAGGTCGACATGGACCGCGTCCTGCCCATGACGGAGGAGCTTCTGGCAAGGGTCATCCACAGCGTTGTCAACCGCTGTCGCGACCGCATGCCGACCGATGGCGAGCTCATGACGGCGTGGCCAAACGCATACTGGGCTTCGGTGAAGAAGAGTGTGGGGAGCAAGGAAGCGAGATCGTGA
- a CDS encoding transmembrane protein 111 — translation MAAQVPVQTIHRDPQLFYWILGPITVVMILTGMLRHYAAVLMAVAPKKVDAKAMREQRSLLHGINVRSNYHVLSKRSFNTRRDTLSSAYESGAFLKAPESRGQAPPNPMTDPNAMEGMMGMMKNNMAMIVPNTLIMSWINAFFSGYVIMKLPFPLTVKFKSMLQAGVATRDMDPRWMSSISWYFLCIFGLQFVFNFLLGSDNAANQMAQQMGQMGPQAPQMFGPGVDPDKQFLAEAENLAVIEHYSVLDDVEDRLLERLGA, via the exons ATGGCCGCGCAAGTTCCTGTTCAAACGATCCATAGGGATCCCCAGTTGTT CTACTGGATACTGGGCCCCATCACAGTCGTTATG ATTCTCACCGGCATGCTCCGGCACTATGCGGCAGTTCTGATGGCCGTCGCgcccaaaaaggtcgacgCCAAGGCGATGCGTGAGCAGCGGTCTCTGCTACACGGCATCAACGTGCGCAGCAACTACCATGTGCTGTCTAAGCGGTCCTTCAATACGCGCCGTGACACGCTGTCCTCGGCCTACGAGTCCGGTGCCTTTCTCAAGGCCCCCGAGAGCCGTGGCCAGGCGCCCCCGAACCCCATGACGGATCCTAATGCCATGGAGGGCATGATGGGCATGATGAAGAACAACATGGCCATGATAGTCCCCAACACGCTCATCATGAGCTGGATCAATGCTTTCTTCAGCGGCTACGTCATCA TGAAACTACCGTTCCCGTTGaccgtcaagttcaagagtATGCTCCAGGCTGGTGTTGCGACTCGTGATATGGATCCGCGATGGATGTCTAGTATCAGCTGGTACTTTCTGTGTATCTTTGGCCTTCAGTTTGTTTTCAACTTTCTGCTAGGCAGCGACAATG CCGCCAACCAAATGGCTCAGCAGATGGGCCAGATGGGTCCTCAAGCCCCTCAGATGTTCGGACCAGGTGTCGATCCGGACAAGCAGTtcctggccgaggccgagaaccTTGCTGTCATCGAGCACTACTCAGTTCTTGATGACGTGGAGGACAGGCTGCTGGAAAGACTTGGCGCGTGA
- a CDS encoding DNA-directed RNA polymerase III polypeptide: MFILTKIADLVQIKPAQFAKLSIDAIEDNLNEKYCNKVIQKVGLCICMYDLLWASEGLIGHGDGLVNVNVECRLVIFRPFKGEVLFGRISRCVKDGIHLRTDFFDDIFVPFDELPEGATFDHDQSLWVWHVEDQEMYYDIHEMVRFRVSSEEWQDQTPTKPIEGSELPEKKPPYRITGTMKEEGLGVCLWWGDDGGGVVEEEKVENGDMEVDE; the protein is encoded by the exons ATGTTCATACTG ACCAAGATTGCGGACTTGGTCCAAATCAAGCCGGCTCAGTTCGCCAAACTGAGCATCGATGCCATAGAAGACAATTTAAACGAGAAATACTGCAACAAA GTTATTCAAAAAGTGGGACTCTGCATTTGCATGTACGATCTGTTATGGGCCTCCGAGGGTCTCATAGGTCATGGTGACGGTCTCGTGAATGTCAACG TCGAGTGCCGATTGGTCATCTTCAGGCCATTTAAGGGAGAGGTTCTGTTCGGAAGGATAAGTCGATGTGTTAAAGATGGCATACACT TGCGCACCGACTTCTTTGATGACATATTtgtcccctttgacgagctgCCCGAGGGAGCAACGTT CGACCATGACCAGTCTCTCTGGGTATGGCATGTGGAGGACCAAGAAATGTACTATGACATCCACGAAATGGTCCGATTTCGCGTAAGCTCCGAGGAGTGGCAAGACCAAACTCCCACAAAACCTATCGAGGGCAGTGAGCTTCCGGAGAAGAAGCCCCCTTACCGTATCACGGGTACCATGAAGGAAGAGGGCCTGGGTGTATGCCTTTGGTGGGGCGATGATGGTGGTGGCGTGGTGGAGGAAGAGAAAGTTGAAAATGGCGATATGGAGGTAGATGAATAA